One genomic region from Arthrobacter sp. YN encodes:
- the treZ gene encoding malto-oligosyltrehalose trehalohydrolase translates to MLEHAAGKNRYDVWAPNADSVRLVADGREYAMEHHDAAAPGWWRAPADVVGQESDGVPYGYIVDGEGPFPDPRSRRQPDGVHALSATFDPSIHEWQDSAWKGRQLKGAVIYELHLGTFTPEGTLDAAAAKLDYLVDLGVDFIELLPVNGFNGVHNWGYDGVLWYAVHEPYGGPAAYQRFVDAAHAAGLGVIQDVVYNHLGPSGNYLPKFGPYLKSGEGNTWGDSVNLDGPGSDDVRRYILENAAMWLRDYHVDGLRLDAVHALRDERAVQILEEFGALGDQIEAETGIPRTLIAESDLNNPRLIYPRKDNGYGLDGQWSDDFHHAVHVNLSGETTGYYSDFDSLAVLAKVLEHGFLHDGSYSSFRGRHHGRPIRRDLAHPSALVVCLQNHDQIGNRAIGDRLTASLSYGQLAIGAVLTMTSPFTPMLFMGEEFGASTPWQFFTSHPEPELGKATAEGRIKEFERMGWDPAVVPDPQDPETFLRSKLKWEEVGEGKHASLLQLYKDLAQLRRNTPELVDGGFGSTVVEYDDDEHWLQFSRGTVRVVCNFGDEALGTPLSGSILLATDHEAVLDEGTLTLPGGSAVVARVN, encoded by the coding sequence ATGCTGGAGCACGCTGCTGGAAAAAACCGCTACGACGTCTGGGCGCCGAACGCTGACTCGGTCCGGCTTGTTGCCGATGGACGTGAGTACGCCATGGAACACCACGACGCCGCCGCCCCAGGCTGGTGGCGGGCGCCGGCTGATGTGGTTGGCCAGGAAAGTGACGGTGTACCGTACGGGTACATCGTGGACGGAGAGGGTCCGTTCCCTGATCCGCGCTCGCGGAGGCAGCCGGACGGAGTGCACGCGTTGTCCGCCACGTTCGATCCCTCCATCCATGAGTGGCAGGACTCGGCTTGGAAGGGACGGCAGCTCAAGGGAGCCGTCATCTATGAGCTTCACCTGGGTACCTTCACCCCGGAAGGAACGCTGGATGCCGCCGCCGCCAAGCTGGACTACTTGGTGGACCTTGGCGTGGACTTCATCGAGTTGCTTCCGGTCAACGGATTCAACGGTGTCCACAACTGGGGCTACGACGGAGTGCTTTGGTACGCCGTCCATGAGCCCTACGGCGGCCCGGCGGCGTACCAGCGATTCGTGGACGCCGCGCATGCTGCCGGCTTGGGCGTCATCCAGGATGTCGTCTACAACCACCTTGGACCCAGCGGAAACTACCTGCCCAAGTTCGGCCCCTACCTGAAATCAGGGGAGGGAAATACGTGGGGTGACTCCGTCAACCTGGATGGACCAGGCTCTGACGACGTCCGGCGCTACATCCTGGAGAACGCGGCGATGTGGCTCCGTGACTATCATGTGGACGGTCTTCGCCTTGATGCCGTCCACGCGCTGCGCGACGAACGGGCCGTCCAAATCCTGGAGGAGTTCGGGGCATTGGGTGATCAGATCGAGGCCGAGACAGGGATTCCCCGGACTTTGATAGCGGAGTCGGACTTGAACAACCCGCGCCTTATTTATCCACGCAAGGACAATGGATACGGACTTGATGGCCAGTGGAGCGACGACTTCCACCACGCCGTTCACGTCAACCTGAGCGGGGAAACCACCGGCTACTACTCGGACTTCGATTCACTGGCGGTCCTGGCGAAGGTCCTGGAGCATGGCTTCCTCCACGATGGCAGCTACTCCAGCTTCCGCGGGCGGCACCACGGCCGGCCCATCCGCAGGGATCTGGCGCACCCGTCAGCTTTGGTTGTCTGCCTCCAGAACCACGACCAAATCGGCAACCGCGCCATCGGCGACCGCCTCACCGCGTCGCTGTCCTACGGGCAGCTGGCCATCGGTGCGGTGCTGACCATGACGTCTCCGTTTACGCCCATGCTCTTCATGGGCGAGGAATTCGGTGCGTCCACGCCGTGGCAGTTCTTCACCTCCCATCCGGAGCCGGAGCTCGGGAAGGCTACCGCCGAGGGCCGCATCAAGGAATTCGAACGCATGGGGTGGGATCCCGCGGTGGTGCCGGACCCACAGGATCCAGAAACGTTCCTCCGGTCCAAACTCAAGTGGGAAGAAGTCGGCGAGGGAAAGCACGCAAGCTTGCTCCAGCTCTACAAGGATTTAGCACAGCTGCGCCGAAACACCCCCGAGTTGGTGGACGGTGGCTTCGGCAGCACAGTGGTGGAATACGACGACGACGAACACTGGCTGCAGTTCTCCCGCGGCACCGTCCGGGTGGTGTGCAACTTCGGGGACGAGGC
- the treY gene encoding malto-oligosyltrehalose synthase — MRTPVSTYRLQIRPGLTLQDAAELTGYLRTLGVDWVYVSPILTAEEGSDHGYDVTDPSTVDPSRGGPEGLSALSKAAREQGLGVLADIVPNHMGVASAGQNAWWWQLLKEGRGSKYAEAFDVDWDFGGGKIRIPVLGSDEDLEQITVVDGELHYYDHRFPLAEGTFAPGDSPQDVHARQHYQLIGWRRADAELNYRRFFAVNTLAGVRVEIPWVFDESHEEIVRWFREELVDGLRIDHPDGLADPEGYLARLREATGGAYLLVEKILEPGEQLPGTFSCEGTTGYDALADVDRLFVDPAAEEYLDSLDARLRDADAPADYEDMIHGTKRRIADGILRSEILRLARLVPQSMDLPADKVADAIAEVICCFPIYRTYLPYGQDVLEESIRRAAENRADLKAVLEDLRPLLLDSSGALARRFQQTSGMVMAKGVEDTAFFRYTRLGTLTEVGADPTEFAVSSGVFHERTARRQQVLPLSMTTLSTHDTKRSEDARARISVISEAVPEWELFLGTVQELAPIPDGPLAALVWQSIVGAWPADRGRLQSYALKAAREAGNSTNWTDPNQDFERHLAAAVDSVFDVPEVAAALANFVAELEPYGTSNSLSAKLVQLTMPGVPDVYQGTEFRDGSLTDPDNRRPVDFQARMTALAELDNGAAPPFTDEAAKLLVVSRALRLRRDRPELFGGYLPVVAQGAAADHVVAFDRGADRRGALTVATRLPKRLAREGGWRDTAIELSGNARDELTGATYSAGTVHLATLLEQYPVALLVPTD; from the coding sequence ATGAGGACTCCCGTCTCGACGTACCGGCTCCAGATCCGGCCAGGACTGACACTCCAGGACGCGGCGGAGCTCACGGGCTACCTGCGGACCCTCGGGGTGGACTGGGTCTATGTCTCGCCCATCCTGACCGCGGAGGAGGGATCGGACCACGGCTATGACGTCACCGATCCCTCCACTGTGGATCCCTCGCGCGGTGGTCCCGAGGGACTCTCCGCACTCTCCAAGGCTGCCCGCGAACAGGGTCTGGGCGTCCTGGCGGACATTGTGCCCAACCACATGGGCGTCGCCTCGGCCGGGCAGAACGCCTGGTGGTGGCAGCTCCTGAAAGAAGGACGCGGGTCCAAGTACGCCGAGGCCTTCGACGTCGATTGGGATTTCGGTGGCGGGAAAATCCGTATTCCGGTCCTGGGCAGCGATGAGGACCTGGAGCAAATCACTGTGGTGGACGGTGAACTGCACTATTACGATCACCGTTTTCCCTTGGCTGAGGGCACCTTTGCTCCTGGCGACAGTCCCCAAGACGTCCATGCCCGGCAGCACTACCAGCTCATCGGCTGGCGCAGGGCCGACGCCGAACTGAACTACCGCCGGTTCTTCGCGGTGAATACCCTTGCTGGTGTCCGGGTGGAGATTCCGTGGGTCTTCGACGAGTCCCATGAAGAGATCGTCCGGTGGTTCCGTGAGGAACTGGTGGATGGGCTCAGGATCGACCATCCGGACGGCCTGGCGGATCCCGAGGGCTATCTGGCCAGGCTGCGGGAAGCAACGGGCGGCGCGTACCTGCTTGTCGAGAAAATCCTGGAGCCGGGGGAGCAGTTGCCGGGCACCTTCAGCTGCGAAGGCACCACCGGTTACGACGCCCTCGCAGACGTGGACCGGCTCTTCGTGGACCCCGCAGCGGAGGAATACCTCGACTCACTCGATGCCAGGCTGCGGGATGCGGACGCGCCGGCAGACTACGAGGACATGATCCATGGAACCAAGCGCCGTATTGCCGATGGCATCCTGCGGTCGGAGATTCTGAGGCTCGCACGCCTGGTGCCGCAGTCCATGGACCTTCCGGCGGACAAGGTGGCTGATGCCATCGCCGAAGTTATTTGCTGCTTCCCGATCTACCGCACCTACCTCCCTTACGGCCAGGACGTCCTGGAGGAATCAATCCGCCGTGCTGCGGAAAACCGTGCGGACCTCAAAGCGGTATTGGAAGACCTGAGGCCGCTGCTCCTCGATTCCTCCGGTGCCTTGGCCCGGCGTTTCCAGCAGACCTCCGGCATGGTGATGGCCAAGGGCGTGGAAGACACAGCGTTCTTCCGCTACACCCGTCTGGGCACCCTCACCGAGGTGGGGGCCGATCCCACCGAATTCGCCGTGTCCAGCGGGGTCTTCCATGAGCGCACGGCCCGCCGCCAGCAGGTCCTGCCGTTGTCCATGACCACGCTGAGCACCCATGACACCAAGCGAAGCGAGGACGCCCGGGCGCGCATATCGGTCATTTCCGAGGCCGTCCCGGAGTGGGAACTCTTCTTGGGGACAGTCCAGGAGTTGGCCCCGATTCCGGACGGGCCGTTGGCAGCCCTTGTGTGGCAGTCAATTGTTGGTGCGTGGCCGGCAGACCGGGGACGTCTTCAGTCGTATGCCCTGAAGGCGGCGCGCGAGGCCGGTAACTCAACAAACTGGACCGACCCCAACCAGGACTTCGAGCGCCACCTGGCCGCCGCCGTCGACTCTGTCTTTGATGTGCCGGAGGTTGCAGCGGCGCTGGCCAACTTTGTCGCTGAGCTCGAACCGTACGGGACGTCCAACTCGTTGTCGGCCAAGCTGGTCCAGCTGACCATGCCCGGGGTTCCTGATGTCTACCAGGGCACAGAATTCCGGGACGGCTCCCTGACTGATCCTGACAACAGGCGACCCGTTGACTTCCAGGCCCGTATGACTGCCTTGGCAGAGCTGGACAACGGCGCTGCGCCACCGTTCACGGATGAAGCAGCCAAGCTGCTGGTGGTGTCACGTGCACTCCGGTTGCGGCGCGATCGGCCTGAGCTCTTCGGCGGATACCTGCCGGTGGTCGCACAAGGTGCGGCCGCAGATCACGTGGTGGCCTTCGACCGCGGAGCTGATCGGCGCGGTGCCCTCACGGTTGCCACCCGACTGCCCAAGCGACTTGCGCGGGAAGGCGGCTGGCGGGACACAGCCATTGAGTTGTCCGGAAACGCCCGGGACGAACTCACTGGAGCCACGTACAGTGCCGGCACTGTCCATTTGGCCACATTGTTGGAGCAGTACCCCGTGGCCCTGCTGGTGCCTACGGACTGA
- the glmS gene encoding glutamine--fructose-6-phosphate transaminase (isomerizing): protein MCGIVGYVGNSSRKAAGHSALDVVVEGLRRLEYRGYDSAGVAVVADGTISSRKKSGKLSNLISELEANPVPESLTGIGHTRWATHGGPTDRNAHPHLSDGGRLALIHNGIIENFAELKQELLAKGVTFESETDTEVAAALVGDIFRTQLNGDGGNLTEAMRLACQRLEGAFTLLAVHADQPDVVVAARRNSPLVVGLGEGENFLGSDVSGFIDYTRRAVELGQDQIVTITADSVEITDFFGAPAEGKEYHVDWDPASAEKGGFNSFMEKEIHDQPDAVAQTLLGRSDLDGKLTLDEVRIDPELLKQVDKIIVLACGTAAYAGLVAKYAIENWCRIPTEVELAHEFRYRDPIVDSNTLVVSISQSGETMDTLMAVRYAREQGAKTISICNTNGSTIPRESDAVLYTHAGPEIAVASTKAFLAQITAAYLLGLYLAQLRGNIFSGQIKDVLADLNKIPAKIQKILDNAGPLRELARSMKDEKSVLFLGRHVGYPVALEGALKLKEIAYIHAEGFAAGELKHGPIALIDDGQPVFVVVPSPRGRDSLHSKVVSNIQEVRARGARTLVIAEEGDESVKDYAEHVFYVPETPTLLMPLLTTVPLQIFAAELAGAKGYDVDQPRNLAKSVTVE, encoded by the coding sequence ATGTGTGGAATCGTAGGCTATGTTGGCAATTCGTCTCGCAAGGCAGCTGGTCACAGCGCCCTTGACGTCGTCGTGGAAGGGCTGCGTCGTCTTGAGTACCGCGGCTATGACTCCGCAGGCGTCGCAGTGGTGGCTGACGGGACGATCTCGTCCCGTAAAAAGTCCGGCAAACTGAGCAACCTGATCAGCGAACTGGAAGCAAATCCAGTACCTGAATCCCTGACCGGCATCGGCCATACCCGTTGGGCCACCCACGGCGGACCGACCGACCGCAACGCGCACCCGCACCTCTCTGACGGCGGCCGCCTTGCACTTATTCACAACGGCATCATCGAGAACTTCGCTGAGCTCAAGCAGGAACTGCTGGCCAAGGGCGTTACCTTCGAGTCCGAAACCGACACCGAAGTTGCCGCCGCACTGGTTGGCGACATCTTCCGCACCCAGCTCAATGGCGACGGCGGAAACCTCACCGAAGCGATGCGCCTGGCCTGCCAGCGACTCGAAGGCGCTTTCACCCTTCTTGCAGTCCACGCAGACCAGCCCGACGTCGTCGTAGCTGCCCGCCGCAACTCCCCGCTGGTGGTTGGCCTGGGCGAAGGCGAGAACTTCCTCGGCTCCGACGTCTCCGGCTTCATCGACTACACCCGTCGTGCCGTGGAACTGGGCCAGGACCAGATCGTCACCATCACCGCGGACTCCGTGGAAATCACCGACTTCTTCGGCGCTCCCGCCGAAGGCAAGGAATACCACGTTGACTGGGACCCGGCATCTGCCGAAAAGGGTGGCTTCAACTCCTTCATGGAGAAGGAAATCCACGACCAGCCTGACGCCGTTGCGCAGACCCTCCTGGGCCGCTCGGACCTCGATGGCAAGCTGACCCTGGACGAGGTCCGCATCGATCCCGAGCTCCTCAAGCAGGTTGACAAGATCATCGTGCTCGCTTGCGGTACCGCGGCCTACGCCGGCCTGGTTGCCAAGTACGCAATCGAGAACTGGTGCCGCATCCCCACGGAGGTTGAGCTCGCCCACGAGTTCCGCTACCGCGATCCGATCGTCGACTCCAACACGCTGGTGGTTTCCATCAGCCAGTCCGGTGAGACCATGGACACGCTGATGGCCGTCCGCTACGCCCGTGAACAGGGCGCCAAGACGATCTCCATCTGCAACACCAACGGTTCAACCATCCCGCGCGAATCCGACGCCGTGCTCTACACGCACGCCGGCCCGGAAATCGCGGTGGCCTCCACCAAGGCATTCCTGGCGCAGATTACTGCCGCCTACCTGCTGGGCCTTTACCTGGCACAGTTGCGCGGCAACATCTTCTCCGGCCAGATCAAGGACGTCCTCGCGGACCTCAACAAGATCCCGGCCAAGATCCAGAAAATCCTGGACAACGCAGGCCCCCTGCGCGAGCTCGCCCGCAGCATGAAGGACGAAAAGTCCGTGCTGTTCCTGGGCCGCCACGTTGGCTACCCGGTTGCCCTCGAAGGCGCCTTGAAGCTCAAGGAAATCGCGTACATCCACGCTGAAGGCTTCGCCGCCGGTGAGCTCAAGCACGGTCCGATCGCCCTGATCGACGACGGCCAGCCGGTCTTCGTTGTGGTGCCGTCCCCGCGCGGCCGCGACTCCCTGCACTCCAAGGTGGTCAGCAACATCCAGGAAGTCCGTGCACGTGGTGCCCGTACCCTGGTGATCGCTGAAGAAGGCGACGAGTCGGTCAAGGACTACGCAGAGCACGTGTTCTACGTACCTGAAACGCCCACGCTGCTGATGCCCCTGCTCACCACCGTTCCGCTGCAGATCTTTGCTGCTGAACTGGCCGGAGCCAAGGGCTATGACGTGGATCAGCCGCGTAACCTCGCCAAGAGCGTGACCGTAGAATAA
- the glgX gene encoding glycogen debranching protein GlgX translates to MEVWPGSAYPLGATFDGTGTNFALFSEKAEKVELCLFDDDGGEVRVEVTEVDGYVWHCYLPQVQPGQKYGYRVHGPYDPDAGQRFNPNKLLLDPYAKAIHRQIDWDPALFSYNLGDPDSRNDEDSAPHMMLGVVINPFFDWDGDKLLRIPYHKSVIYEAHVKGLTQMHPEVPEEQRGTYAGVAHPAVISHLQKLGITAIELMPVHQFVNDGILQDKGLNNYWGYNTIGFFAPHNSYSSKGDTGQQVQDFKAMVRALHTAGIEVILDVVYNHTAEGNHLGPTLSFKGIDNSAYYRLVEDDQKYYMDYTGTGNSLNVRSPHSLQLLMDSLRYWVTEMHVDGFRFDLASTLAREFYDVDKLSTFFELIQQDPVVSQVKLIAEPWDVGPGGYQVGNFPPQWTEWNGQYRDTVRDFWRGEPSTLGEFASRLTGSADLYEHSGRRPVASINFVTAHDGFTLADLVSYNEKHNEANGEDNNDGESHNRSWNCGTEGPTEDPTVLGLRARQQRNFIATLFLSQGVPMLLHGDELGRTQRGNNNGYCQDSELTWINWENVDQPLIEFTAAVCALRAKHPSLRRSRFFDGRPVLRGEGERLPDIVWLDADASTMSPSDWDEALGRSVGVFLNGDGIHGRDNQGRRITDVNFLLYFNADQDEVGFRIPSDEYAPAWDVMIDTAGEGAEAGVVKPDQILMVGAKSLVVLRAHSTPEVEPDHSVAASLAALTQTSTPETASITAPAVTSLPFDYKGDAPAGEESGATKKADS, encoded by the coding sequence ATGGAAGTCTGGCCTGGATCGGCTTATCCGCTGGGTGCCACCTTTGACGGCACCGGCACCAACTTCGCGCTGTTCAGCGAGAAGGCCGAAAAAGTAGAGTTGTGCCTCTTTGACGACGACGGCGGGGAAGTCCGCGTGGAAGTCACCGAGGTGGATGGTTATGTATGGCACTGCTACCTTCCGCAGGTTCAGCCCGGGCAAAAGTACGGTTACCGTGTGCACGGCCCCTACGACCCCGACGCCGGTCAGCGGTTCAACCCCAACAAGTTGCTGCTGGATCCCTACGCCAAGGCCATCCACCGGCAGATCGACTGGGACCCGGCGCTGTTCTCGTACAACCTGGGGGACCCTGATTCCCGCAATGATGAGGACTCCGCACCGCACATGATGCTGGGCGTCGTCATCAACCCGTTCTTCGACTGGGACGGAGACAAGCTCCTGCGGATTCCGTACCACAAATCGGTCATTTACGAGGCCCACGTCAAGGGCTTGACGCAGATGCACCCGGAGGTACCCGAAGAACAGCGTGGTACGTATGCCGGTGTGGCCCACCCTGCGGTCATCTCGCACCTGCAGAAACTGGGAATCACCGCCATTGAACTGATGCCGGTGCACCAGTTCGTCAACGACGGCATTCTGCAGGACAAGGGCTTGAACAACTACTGGGGCTACAACACCATTGGTTTCTTTGCGCCCCACAACAGCTATAGCTCCAAGGGCGATACCGGCCAGCAGGTCCAGGACTTCAAGGCCATGGTGCGTGCCCTGCACACCGCGGGCATCGAAGTCATCCTGGACGTGGTGTACAACCACACGGCAGAGGGCAACCACCTGGGACCCACGTTGTCCTTCAAGGGGATTGACAACTCCGCGTACTACCGCCTGGTGGAAGACGACCAGAAGTACTACATGGACTACACCGGCACGGGAAACTCGCTGAATGTCCGGAGCCCGCACTCCCTCCAATTGCTCATGGACTCCCTGCGGTACTGGGTGACCGAGATGCACGTGGACGGTTTTCGCTTTGACCTAGCGTCCACGCTGGCCCGCGAGTTCTACGACGTCGACAAGCTGTCAACCTTCTTCGAACTCATCCAGCAGGATCCTGTGGTTTCCCAGGTGAAGCTCATAGCCGAGCCGTGGGACGTTGGTCCCGGCGGCTACCAGGTGGGTAACTTCCCGCCGCAGTGGACTGAATGGAACGGCCAGTACCGCGATACTGTCCGCGACTTCTGGCGCGGGGAACCGTCCACCTTGGGTGAATTCGCTTCCCGGTTGACCGGCTCCGCAGATCTTTATGAGCACTCGGGCCGCCGCCCGGTGGCATCGATCAACTTCGTCACTGCCCACGATGGCTTCACCCTGGCCGACCTCGTTTCCTACAACGAGAAACATAATGAGGCCAACGGCGAAGACAACAACGACGGCGAATCCCACAACCGCTCCTGGAACTGCGGCACCGAGGGACCCACCGAGGACCCCACAGTCCTGGGCCTGAGGGCGCGCCAACAGCGCAACTTCATCGCCACGCTTTTCCTCTCGCAAGGCGTACCTATGCTGCTCCACGGCGACGAGCTCGGCAGGACACAGCGCGGCAACAACAACGGCTACTGCCAGGACTCTGAACTGACGTGGATCAACTGGGAGAACGTGGACCAGCCGCTCATCGAGTTCACCGCTGCCGTGTGCGCCCTCCGCGCCAAGCACCCCAGCCTGCGCCGCAGCCGGTTCTTTGACGGACGCCCGGTGCTCCGGGGCGAAGGCGAACGTCTGCCGGACATCGTATGGCTGGACGCTGACGCGAGCACCATGAGTCCCTCGGATTGGGATGAAGCGCTGGGACGCTCCGTTGGTGTGTTCCTGAACGGCGATGGCATTCACGGCCGTGATAACCAAGGCCGGCGCATTACCGACGTCAACTTCCTGCTCTACTTCAACGCGGATCAGGACGAGGTTGGCTTCCGGATTCCTTCGGATGAATACGCACCCGCATGGGACGTCATGATCGACACCGCCGGAGAAGGTGCCGAGGCAGGTGTCGTCAAGCCGGACCAGATTCTCATGGTCGGTGCCAAGTCCCTGGTAGTGCTGCGTGCGCACAGCACTCCCGAGGTGGAACCCGACCACTCTGTGGCAGCATCACTGGCTGCGCTGACCCAGACGAGCACTCCGGAAACGGCGTCCATCACGGCTCCTGCTGTGACGTCGCTGCCCTTCGACTACAAGGGAGACGCCCCGGCTGGCGAGGAGTCCGGAGCAACGAAGAAGGCGGACTCATGA
- a CDS encoding M15 family metallopeptidase: protein MAALSSCTPETAVPSPAAANAASGAAAPSAAPSSAATTDPATFAPETAAPSPSAMPSSAAPSSAVVPQHSLTDPTSPWVIVNKHRPLNPQDFVPTDLVQPNIRLAVSGEASLMNSTTAAAAEKLFAAAATEGVVMTLASGYRSYSTQVATYGGYVASTGQAAADRASARPGHSEHQTGWSFDIADGGGACSFQPCFAEQPAAVWAKANAHKFGFVVRYPWMFHDITGYFYESWHLRYIGVEAATDMVARGIVTLEEYFGLEAAPDYL from the coding sequence ATGGCGGCCCTGTCCTCGTGCACGCCGGAAACTGCCGTCCCCTCCCCCGCGGCCGCCAACGCCGCGAGTGGGGCTGCTGCGCCTTCTGCGGCCCCTTCCAGCGCCGCCACCACGGATCCGGCAACGTTCGCGCCTGAGACTGCCGCACCGTCGCCCAGTGCCATGCCGTCCAGCGCCGCGCCCTCCAGTGCGGTTGTTCCGCAGCATTCGCTGACGGACCCCACCAGCCCTTGGGTGATCGTCAACAAGCACCGCCCCCTCAACCCCCAGGACTTCGTCCCGACCGATCTGGTTCAGCCGAACATCCGCCTCGCCGTCAGCGGCGAAGCCTCCCTGATGAACAGCACGACGGCGGCTGCCGCAGAAAAGCTGTTCGCGGCCGCTGCAACCGAGGGCGTCGTCATGACGTTGGCTTCGGGCTACCGCTCCTACTCAACCCAAGTGGCCACGTACGGCGGCTATGTCGCCAGCACGGGCCAAGCTGCGGCGGACCGCGCCTCGGCACGGCCGGGACACTCCGAACACCAAACAGGTTGGTCCTTCGATATTGCCGACGGCGGCGGGGCCTGCAGTTTCCAGCCGTGTTTTGCTGAGCAACCGGCAGCGGTGTGGGCGAAGGCCAACGCCCATAAATTCGGTTTCGTGGTCCGCTATCCATGGATGTTCCATGACATCACCGGGTACTTCTACGAGTCATGGCACCTGCGTTACATCGGGGTGGAAGCAGCAACTGACATGGTTGCGCGCGGCATTGTGACCCTCGAAGAGTATTTCGGCCTCGAAGCGGCCCCGGATTACCTTTAG
- a CDS encoding NAD(P)H-hydrate epimerase: protein MISAFTGQQIRDAEQPLLDAGEGAVLMQRAAYGLAQAVVLEVKTRRKLAGASVTVLAGKGNNGGDGLFAAALLARRGMRTTAVLAAAEVHPEALAAFAAAGGRTFYLEPGNAEELAVLCAGDDVIIDALLGTGARGGLRGPSAELVASLQELRPRLVVACDLPSGLDANTGEVHWPVLEADVTVTFGGVKAGLMTDPGEGCAGRVHVVEIGIEGSLESQQPELRRLTSQDVGAVLPHPGRRAHKYSRGVLGVVAGSVRFAGAAVLGVHAAALAGAGMVRYAGPQTVGQLVLAQTPEALWEPDEPGRVQAWLLGSGVDGEEQLQRAKDAAAAALAADVPVVVDAGALSLLPDRCPPHWILTPHAGELATLLDSLPSTGEVAVTRDDVESRPLHFVRQAAEQTGATVLLKGATTLVASPSGVVFSQSEGTAWMATAGSGDVLGGVLGALLAQCAETIKDDDGAYAGLGLDVADRWAALAAVAASVHGRAGSAASAELAGGPITASAIMAAVPRVLGSLNAECDPSRP from the coding sequence ATGATCAGCGCCTTCACCGGACAACAGATCAGGGATGCGGAACAACCGCTCCTTGACGCCGGTGAGGGCGCTGTTCTTATGCAACGGGCAGCCTACGGGCTGGCCCAAGCCGTGGTGCTCGAGGTCAAAACCCGGCGCAAGCTGGCGGGCGCCAGTGTGACTGTCCTGGCAGGCAAGGGCAACAATGGCGGCGACGGTCTCTTCGCTGCGGCCCTACTGGCCCGCCGGGGGATGCGCACGACGGCGGTACTCGCCGCGGCTGAAGTCCACCCGGAGGCGCTGGCTGCTTTTGCCGCAGCCGGCGGGAGGACCTTTTACCTCGAACCCGGGAACGCTGAAGAACTCGCGGTCCTGTGTGCCGGCGACGACGTGATCATCGATGCCCTGCTCGGCACGGGAGCCCGTGGGGGCCTGCGTGGCCCTTCAGCTGAACTGGTTGCGTCCCTCCAGGAACTGCGTCCACGGTTGGTAGTGGCCTGCGATCTCCCCAGCGGCCTGGACGCCAACACCGGTGAAGTTCACTGGCCGGTGCTGGAAGCAGACGTCACGGTTACCTTTGGCGGCGTGAAGGCGGGGCTGATGACCGATCCCGGCGAGGGCTGTGCCGGTCGGGTGCACGTGGTGGAGATCGGCATCGAAGGATCGCTTGAGTCCCAGCAACCGGAGCTCCGCCGCCTCACCTCCCAGGATGTAGGAGCAGTACTGCCCCATCCTGGCCGCCGGGCACATAAATACTCCCGGGGTGTCCTGGGCGTTGTGGCCGGTTCGGTGCGGTTTGCCGGCGCTGCTGTTCTGGGCGTACATGCCGCAGCGCTCGCCGGAGCGGGGATGGTGCGGTATGCCGGCCCCCAAACGGTGGGACAGTTGGTGCTCGCCCAAACCCCCGAAGCCCTCTGGGAACCCGATGAACCCGGCCGCGTCCAGGCGTGGTTGCTGGGCTCGGGCGTTGATGGGGAAGAGCAGTTGCAGCGTGCGAAGGACGCAGCTGCGGCTGCCTTGGCCGCCGATGTGCCGGTGGTGGTGGACGCGGGTGCGCTGAGCCTCCTTCCGGACCGCTGCCCGCCCCATTGGATACTGACGCCACACGCTGGGGAGTTGGCTACCCTGCTGGATTCCCTTCCCTCCACGGGGGAGGTTGCTGTGACCCGTGATGACGTGGAGTCCCGTCCCCTGCATTTTGTACGACAGGCCGCCGAACAAACGGGCGCCACCGTGCTCCTGAAGGGAGCCACCACACTGGTGGCGTCGCCGTCGGGCGTTGTTTTCAGCCAATCCGAGGGCACCGCGTGGATGGCGACCGCGGGGAGCGGCGATGTCCTGGGCGGAGTGCTGGGCGCGTTGCTGGCGCAGTGCGCGGAAACGATCAAGGACGACGACGGCGCCTATGCCGGCTTGGGACTGGACGTTGCCGACCGCTGGGCTGCGTTGGCGGCTGTTGCGGCGAGCGTCCACGGACGGGCAGGATCGGCAGCGTCCGCGGAATTGGCCGGCGGCCCCATTACAGCGTCGGCGATCATGGCTGCGGTTCCGCGCGTGCTGGGTTCGCTGAACGCGGAATGCGACCCTTCAAGACCGTAA
- a CDS encoding holo-ACP synthase, whose product MIVGIGVDVVDIERFGRQLERTPGLRDRLFVPAERELNTRSLAARFAAKEAVAKVLGAPAGMNWQDCWIGLDENGPTVQVKGTVLAVAEAKGVKRWHLSMSHDGGIATATVLAEG is encoded by the coding sequence ATGATTGTTGGCATTGGCGTAGACGTCGTAGACATCGAACGGTTCGGCCGGCAACTGGAACGGACGCCCGGACTCCGGGACCGCCTGTTTGTTCCTGCCGAACGGGAACTCAACACCCGCTCCTTGGCTGCACGTTTTGCGGCCAAGGAAGCCGTGGCCAAGGTCTTGGGTGCTCCCGCGGGCATGAACTGGCAGGACTGCTGGATCGGTCTCGACGAGAACGGCCCCACAGTCCAGGTCAAGGGAACCGTGCTGGCAGTGGCCGAGGCCAAGGGCGTCAAGCGCTGGCACCTGTCCATGAGCCACGACGGCGGCATCGCTACGGCGACTGTCCTCGCCGAGGGCTAG